One stretch of Cedecea neteri DNA includes these proteins:
- the serS gene encoding serine--tRNA ligase produces the protein MLDPNLLRTEPDAVAEKLARRGFKLDVETLRSLEERRKVLQVKTENLQAERNSRSKSIGQAKARGEDIEPLRLQVNQLGEELDAAKNELDSLLAEIRDISLTLPNIPDDCVPMGKDDSENVEISRWGEPRKFDFEVRDHVTLGEMAKGLDFAAAVKLTGSRFVVMQGQIARMHRALTQFMLDLHTEQHGYMENYVPYLVNQDTLYGTGQLPKFGGDLFHTRPLEEEADSSNYALIPTAEVPLTNLVRDEILDDESLPLKLTAHTPCFRSEAGSYGRDTRGLIRQHQFDKVEMVQIVRPEDSMDALEELTGHAEKVLQLLGLPYRKVLLCSGDIGFGSAKTYDLEVWLPAQNTYREISSCSNMWDFQARRLQARCRNKADKKTRLVHTLNGSGLAVGRTLVAVLENYQQADGRIQVPEALRPYMNDLEYIG, from the coding sequence ATGCTCGATCCCAATCTGCTGCGTACAGAGCCAGACGCAGTCGCTGAAAAACTGGCACGCCGAGGCTTTAAGCTGGATGTAGAAACGCTGCGCTCTCTGGAAGAGCGTCGTAAAGTACTGCAGGTCAAAACGGAAAATCTGCAGGCTGAACGTAACTCGCGATCGAAATCCATCGGCCAGGCGAAAGCGCGCGGAGAAGACATTGAGCCGCTGCGCCTGCAGGTTAACCAGCTGGGCGAAGAGCTGGATGCAGCGAAAAACGAGCTTGATTCTCTGCTGGCGGAAATTCGCGATATCTCGCTGACCCTGCCAAACATTCCTGACGACTGCGTGCCGATGGGCAAAGACGACAGCGAAAACGTTGAAATTAGCCGCTGGGGCGAACCGCGCAAGTTTGATTTTGAAGTTCGCGACCACGTAACCCTGGGCGAAATGGCAAAAGGCCTCGACTTCGCCGCTGCGGTTAAACTGACCGGTTCTCGTTTTGTGGTGATGCAGGGGCAGATTGCTCGTATGCACCGTGCCCTGACCCAGTTCATGCTGGATCTGCACACCGAGCAGCACGGCTACATGGAAAACTATGTACCGTATCTGGTTAATCAGGACACTCTGTACGGTACTGGCCAGCTGCCGAAGTTTGGCGGAGACCTGTTCCATACCCGTCCGCTGGAAGAAGAAGCTGACAGCAGCAACTATGCGCTGATCCCAACCGCAGAAGTGCCGCTGACTAACCTGGTCCGCGACGAAATTCTCGACGATGAATCGCTTCCGCTGAAGCTTACCGCGCATACGCCGTGCTTCCGTTCTGAAGCGGGTTCTTATGGTCGCGATACCCGGGGTCTGATCCGTCAGCACCAGTTCGATAAAGTTGAGATGGTGCAGATCGTTCGCCCGGAAGACTCAATGGACGCGCTGGAAGAGTTGACCGGCCACGCGGAGAAAGTGCTTCAGCTGCTGGGTCTGCCATACCGTAAGGTGCTGCTGTGCAGCGGTGATATCGGTTTCGGTTCGGCTAAAACCTACGATCTGGAAGTCTGGTTGCCCGCGCAGAATACCTACCGTGAAATCTCTTCCTGCTCAAACATGTGGGATTTCCAGGCGCGTCGTTTACAGGCACGCTGCCGTAATAAGGCAGACAAGAAAACTCGCCTGGTACACACCCTGAACGGTTCCGGTCTGGCGGTTGGCCGTACCCTGGTCGCGGTGCTGGAAAACTACCAGCAGGCCGATGGCCGTATTCAGGTGCCGGAAGCGCTGCGTCCGTACATGAATGATCTGGAATACATCGGTTAA
- a CDS encoding replication-associated recombination protein A encodes MSNLSLDFSDNTFQPLAARMRPENLAQYIGQQHLLADGKPLPRAIEAGHLHSMILWGPPGTGKTTLAEVIARYANADVERISAVTSGVKEIREAIERARQNRNAGRRTILFVDEVHRFNKSQQDAFLPHIEDGTITFIGATTENPSFELNSALLSRARVYLLKSLTVADIEQVLEQAMSDKERGYGGQNIVLPDETRKAIAELVNGDARRALNTLEMMADMAETDASGNRVLQTQLLTEIAGERSARFDNKGDRFYDLISAVHKSIRGSSPDAALYWYARIISAGGDPLYVARRLLAIASEDVGNADPRGMQVAISAWDCFTRVGPAEGERAIAQAIVYLACAPKSNAVYTAFKAAMADARERPDYDVPVHLRNAPTKLMKEMGYGQEYRYAHDEPNAYAAGEEYFPPEMAQTRYYRPTSRGLEGKIGEKLAWLTEQDHKSPTKRYR; translated from the coding sequence GTGAGCAACCTGTCGCTCGATTTTTCAGATAATACCTTCCAGCCGCTGGCCGCGCGTATGCGGCCAGAAAACCTGGCCCAGTATATCGGGCAGCAGCATCTGCTGGCTGACGGAAAACCGCTGCCCAGGGCCATTGAAGCAGGCCATCTGCATTCCATGATCCTCTGGGGGCCGCCGGGAACCGGTAAAACCACCTTAGCAGAAGTGATTGCCCGCTATGCAAACGCGGACGTCGAGCGTATTTCAGCGGTAACCTCTGGCGTGAAAGAGATCCGCGAAGCCATCGAGCGAGCGCGGCAAAACCGCAATGCCGGGCGGCGTACCATCCTGTTTGTGGACGAAGTTCACCGCTTCAATAAAAGCCAGCAGGATGCTTTTCTGCCGCACATTGAAGACGGCACCATCACCTTTATTGGCGCGACGACCGAAAACCCTTCGTTTGAGCTGAACTCGGCGCTCCTTTCCCGTGCCCGTGTTTATCTGCTGAAATCCCTCACCGTAGCGGACATCGAGCAGGTGCTCGAGCAGGCGATGAGCGATAAAGAGCGGGGCTACGGCGGGCAAAATATTGTGCTGCCGGACGAGACGCGAAAAGCCATTGCTGAACTGGTGAACGGTGATGCGCGTCGGGCGCTGAATACGCTGGAAATGATGGCGGACATGGCCGAGACAGACGCCAGCGGCAATCGTGTTTTACAGACTCAGTTGCTGACCGAGATTGCCGGCGAACGCAGCGCTCGCTTTGATAATAAAGGCGACCGTTTTTATGACCTTATTTCGGCGGTGCATAAATCTATTCGTGGCTCCTCGCCTGACGCCGCCCTTTACTGGTACGCCCGCATTATTAGCGCAGGCGGCGACCCGCTTTACGTTGCCCGGCGTTTGCTGGCCATCGCTTCGGAAGACGTGGGTAATGCCGACCCAAGAGGTATGCAGGTGGCAATTAGCGCCTGGGATTGTTTCACCCGCGTAGGGCCGGCCGAAGGGGAGAGAGCGATTGCCCAGGCAATTGTTTATCTGGCCTGCGCGCCGAAAAGTAACGCAGTTTACACCGCATTCAAGGCCGCAATGGCGGATGCGCGTGAGCGCCCTGATTATGACGTTCCCGTTCATCTGCGCAATGCCCCTACGAAGCTGATGAAAGAAATGGGGTATGGCCAGGAATACCGTTACGCTCACGATGAGCCGAACGCCTATGCTGCCGGGGAAGAGTACTTCCCGCCTGAAATGGCACAAACACGCTACTACCGGCCGACCAGCAGAGGCCTGGAAGGTAAGATTGGCGAAAAGCTAGCCTGGCTTACCGAGCAGGATCATAAAAGCCCCACAAAACGCTACCGCTAA
- the lolA gene encoding outer membrane lipoprotein chaperone LolA, giving the protein MKKIVIACALLSAMTATGAWADAAGDLQGRLDKVGSFHASFTQKVTDGSGAAVQEGQGDLWVKRPNLFNWHMTQPDESILVSDGKTLWFYNPFVEQVTATWLKDATGNTPFMLIARNQSSDWKQYNIKQNGDDFVLTPKSSSGNLKQFTINVGRDGTIHQFSAVEQDDQRSSYTLKAQQNGAVDAGKFTFTPPKGVTVDDQRK; this is encoded by the coding sequence ATGAAAAAAATCGTAATTGCCTGTGCGCTATTATCCGCGATGACCGCAACCGGAGCCTGGGCTGACGCTGCGGGCGATCTGCAGGGTCGTCTCGATAAAGTCGGTAGCTTCCATGCCAGCTTCACCCAGAAAGTCACCGATGGCAGCGGGGCTGCGGTGCAGGAAGGCCAGGGCGACCTGTGGGTTAAACGTCCAAACCTGTTTAACTGGCACATGACCCAGCCTGATGAAAGCATCCTGGTGTCCGACGGCAAAACCCTGTGGTTCTACAACCCGTTTGTCGAGCAGGTCACGGCAACCTGGCTGAAAGACGCCACCGGCAATACGCCGTTTATGCTGATTGCCCGCAACCAGTCCAGCGACTGGAAGCAGTACAACATCAAACAGAACGGCGATGATTTTGTGCTGACGCCAAAAAGCAGCTCGGGCAACCTGAAACAGTTCACCATTAACGTGGGCCGCGACGGCACAATTCATCAGTTCAGCGCGGTGGAGCAGGACGACCAGCGCAGCAGCTATACTTTGAAGGCTCAGCAAAACGGTGCTGTGGATGCCGGTAAGTTTACGTTCACCCCGCCAAAAGGCGTCACGGTGGACGACCAACGTAAATAG
- a CDS encoding DNA translocase FtsK 4TM domain-containing protein, giving the protein MSQEYTEDKEVTLRKLSSGRRLLEALLILVALFAIYLMVALLSFNPSDPSWSQTAWHEPIHNLGGAPGAWFADTLFFIFGVMAYTIPVIIIGGCWFTWRQRDSEEFIDYFAVSLRLIGVLAMVLTSCGLAAINADDIWYFASGGVLGSLLSTAMMPLLNSSGGTIALLCVWAAGLTLFTGWSWVSIAEKLGSAVLTVLTFASNRTRRDNTWQDEDEYEEEHHADEQQHVSTEKRESRRARILRGALARKQRLSQKFANPNGRKTDAALFSGKRMDDAEDDVLFSARGVEADPNDVLFSGHKATLPEEQEYDPLFSGHSAVEPIAAAAAATTANQSWAAPVPPVAPMPPVSTPAPVVEAEPAAPAIAWEPAPTMVTPEPVIAPAPDHYTSPHPASVQQQVPHEIHQSWAEPVAPAAQPFAEPQPTPEPVEEVKYVRPPMYHFEEVEEKRAREREQLAAWYQPVNEPKPDPYNYAPATPAVPEPVQPTIPTPAPVSAPLTAPEMPVPDVTQTASGVQQAAKIAAGAAAFSPVFSIASDAPRPQVKEGIGPQLPRPNRVRVPTRRELASYGIKLPSQRMAEEQARLAESQQSDDDYGDENDALQQHELARQFAAQQQQRYGEEFEDETWSEEDRAEAEEAELARQFAAQQQQRYSEQPQQNNAPFSLDDFDFQSSLKELVDDTPSEPLFTPSFEPVSQPVQHSQPVAQPAQYAQATQHQPAAPEPKESLIHPFLMRNGDDRPLQKPTTPLPSLDLLTSPPTEVEPVDTFAMEQMARLVEARLADYRIKADVVDYSPGPVITRFELDLAPGVKAARISNLSRDLARSLSTVAVRVVEVIPGKPYVGLELPNKKRQTVYLREVLDCAKFRDNSSPLTVVLGKDIGGEPVVADLAKMPHLLVAGTTGSGKSVGVNAMIISMLYKATPEEVRFIMIDPKMLELSVYEGIPHLLTEVVTDMKDAANALRWSVNEMERRYKLMSALGVRNLAGYNERVLEAERMGRPIPDPFWKPGDSMDATHPVLEKLPYIVVLVDEFADLMMTVGKKVEELIARLAQKARAAGIHLVLATQRPSVDVITGLIKANIPTRIAFTVSSKIDSRTILDQGGAESLLGMGDMLYSAPNSTTPIRVHGAFVRDEEVHAVVQDWKARGRPQYITGITDDEGSGDGSGGGMDGDEELDPLFDQAVAFVVEKRKASISGVQRQFRIGYNRAARIVEQMEAQGIVSPQGHNGNREVLAPPQFE; this is encoded by the coding sequence TTGAGCCAGGAATATACCGAAGATAAAGAAGTAACATTGCGGAAACTGAGCAGCGGGCGCCGTTTACTCGAGGCTTTGCTGATCCTTGTCGCCTTATTTGCCATCTATTTGATGGTTGCCTTGTTAAGCTTTAACCCCTCAGACCCTAGCTGGTCTCAAACCGCGTGGCATGAGCCTATCCATAATCTGGGTGGCGCGCCGGGAGCGTGGTTTGCCGATACGTTGTTCTTCATTTTCGGCGTGATGGCGTACACCATTCCGGTGATCATCATCGGTGGCTGCTGGTTCACCTGGCGGCAGCGCGACAGTGAAGAGTTCATCGATTATTTTGCCGTTTCGCTACGCCTTATCGGCGTGCTTGCTATGGTGCTGACCTCGTGCGGGCTGGCGGCCATCAATGCGGACGATATCTGGTACTTCGCCTCGGGCGGCGTGCTGGGCAGTTTGCTCAGTACCGCTATGATGCCGTTACTTAACAGCAGCGGCGGCACAATTGCGCTGCTTTGCGTATGGGCGGCTGGTCTGACGCTGTTCACCGGCTGGTCCTGGGTCAGCATTGCCGAGAAGCTCGGCAGCGCGGTGTTAACCGTTCTTACGTTTGCCAGCAATCGCACCCGTCGGGATAACACCTGGCAGGATGAGGACGAGTACGAAGAAGAGCACCATGCAGACGAACAGCAGCACGTTTCTACCGAGAAGCGTGAATCCCGTCGGGCGCGTATTTTACGCGGGGCGCTTGCACGTAAGCAGCGTCTGTCGCAGAAGTTTGCTAACCCTAACGGCCGCAAAACGGATGCAGCGTTGTTCTCCGGCAAGCGGATGGACGATGCAGAAGACGACGTCCTGTTCAGCGCGCGTGGCGTAGAGGCCGACCCGAACGATGTGCTGTTCTCCGGGCACAAAGCGACGCTGCCGGAAGAGCAAGAATACGATCCGCTGTTCAGCGGGCATTCTGCCGTTGAGCCGATTGCTGCGGCCGCTGCGGCAACGACCGCTAACCAGTCGTGGGCAGCACCTGTGCCGCCGGTTGCGCCAATGCCTCCGGTATCCACACCGGCTCCAGTCGTTGAGGCCGAGCCCGCTGCCCCCGCGATTGCATGGGAACCAGCGCCGACAATGGTCACGCCAGAGCCGGTTATTGCTCCTGCTCCGGATCATTACACTTCTCCGCATCCAGCAAGCGTACAGCAGCAAGTTCCGCATGAGATCCATCAAAGCTGGGCTGAACCTGTTGCGCCTGCGGCTCAGCCATTCGCAGAGCCACAGCCGACGCCAGAGCCGGTAGAAGAGGTGAAATACGTTCGCCCGCCGATGTACCACTTTGAAGAAGTGGAAGAGAAGCGCGCCCGTGAACGTGAGCAGCTTGCGGCCTGGTATCAGCCCGTTAATGAGCCGAAGCCCGATCCTTATAACTATGCGCCAGCAACACCTGCGGTGCCTGAGCCTGTTCAGCCAACGATCCCGACCCCAGCGCCAGTTTCAGCCCCGTTAACGGCGCCTGAAATGCCGGTGCCGGACGTGACCCAAACTGCATCGGGCGTGCAGCAGGCGGCAAAAATTGCGGCTGGAGCGGCGGCATTTTCACCGGTATTCAGCATTGCCAGCGATGCTCCGCGTCCTCAGGTAAAAGAAGGCATTGGTCCTCAACTGCCGCGTCCGAATCGGGTACGTGTCCCGACTCGCCGTGAGCTGGCGTCTTATGGGATAAAACTGCCTTCCCAGCGCATGGCCGAAGAGCAGGCCCGACTGGCGGAGAGCCAGCAGTCCGACGACGATTATGGCGATGAAAACGATGCGCTGCAGCAGCACGAGCTGGCCCGCCAGTTTGCGGCCCAGCAACAGCAGCGCTATGGCGAAGAGTTCGAAGACGAAACCTGGTCTGAAGAAGATCGGGCGGAAGCGGAAGAAGCTGAACTTGCGCGTCAGTTCGCTGCGCAGCAACAGCAGCGCTACAGCGAGCAGCCACAGCAAAATAACGCTCCGTTCTCACTGGATGATTTTGATTTCCAGTCATCGCTGAAAGAGCTGGTGGATGATACGCCGAGCGAGCCGCTGTTCACGCCGAGCTTTGAGCCTGTATCTCAGCCGGTTCAACACAGCCAGCCGGTTGCTCAGCCAGCCCAGTATGCTCAGGCGACGCAGCATCAGCCTGCCGCACCTGAGCCAAAAGAGAGCCTGATCCACCCGTTCCTGATGCGTAACGGCGACGATCGTCCGCTTCAGAAACCCACTACGCCGCTGCCGTCACTGGATCTGCTGACTTCACCTCCAACTGAAGTTGAGCCGGTAGATACCTTTGCGATGGAGCAGATGGCTCGTCTGGTGGAAGCCCGTCTGGCGGATTACCGCATTAAAGCCGACGTGGTGGATTATTCTCCGGGTCCGGTCATCACACGTTTCGAGCTGGATTTGGCTCCGGGCGTGAAGGCTGCGCGTATTTCGAACCTTTCCCGTGACCTGGCGCGCTCGCTGTCGACCGTTGCCGTGCGTGTGGTTGAGGTTATTCCGGGCAAACCGTACGTTGGCCTTGAACTGCCGAACAAAAAACGTCAGACCGTTTACCTGCGTGAAGTGCTCGACTGCGCTAAATTCCGCGACAACAGCTCTCCGTTGACCGTGGTTCTCGGGAAAGACATCGGCGGTGAGCCGGTGGTCGCAGATCTGGCGAAGATGCCTCATCTGCTGGTGGCCGGTACGACCGGTTCCGGTAAGTCGGTTGGCGTGAACGCCATGATCATCAGCATGCTGTACAAAGCGACGCCGGAAGAAGTTCGCTTCATCATGATCGATCCGAAAATGCTTGAGCTGTCGGTGTACGAAGGGATCCCGCATCTGCTGACCGAAGTGGTTACAGACATGAAGGATGCCGCGAATGCCCTGCGCTGGAGCGTGAACGAGATGGAGCGCCGCTATAAGCTGATGTCCGCGCTTGGCGTGCGTAACCTGGCAGGCTACAACGAGCGTGTGCTGGAAGCCGAGCGTATGGGGCGTCCGATTCCCGATCCGTTCTGGAAACCTGGCGACAGCATGGATGCTACCCATCCTGTGCTGGAAAAACTGCCGTATATCGTGGTGCTGGTGGACGAGTTTGCCGACCTGATGATGACGGTAGGCAAAAAGGTTGAAGAGCTGATTGCCCGTCTGGCACAAAAAGCACGTGCGGCCGGTATTCACCTCGTTCTGGCAACCCAGCGCCCATCGGTTGACGTCATTACTGGCCTTATCAAAGCCAACATTCCAACCCGTATCGCGTTTACGGTGTCGAGCAAAATTGACTCACGCACCATCCTTGACCAGGGCGGCGCGGAATCCCTGCTGGGCATGGGGGATATGCTTTACTCTGCGCCAAACTCTACGACGCCGATTCGTGTACACGGTGCCTTTGTCCGCGATGAAGAAGTTCATGCGGTGGTTCAGGACTGGAAAGCCCGCGGTCGTCCGCAATACATTACCGGTATTACCGATGATGAAGGCAGCGGCGACGGCAGCGGCGGTGGTATGGACGGCGATGAAGAGCTGGATCCGCTGTTCGATCAGGCAGTCGCTTTCGTGGTTGAGAAACGTAAAGCATCCATCTCCGGCGTACAGCGCCAGTTCCGCATTGGCTACAACCGTGCGGCGAGGATCGTTGAGCAAATGGAAGCGCAGGGGATCGTGAGTCCACAGGGGCACAACGGTAACCGCGAAGTTCTTGCTCCGCCTCAGTTTGAGTAA
- the lrp gene encoding leucine-responsive transcriptional regulator Lrp — MVDSKKRPGKDLDRIDRNILNELQKDGRISNVELSKRVGLSPTPCLERVRRLERQGFIQGYTALLNPHYLDASLLVFVEITLNRGAPDVFEQFNAAVQKLEEIQECHLVSGDFDYLLKTRVPDMSAYRKLLGETLLRLPGVNDTRTYVVMEEVKQSNRLVIKTR, encoded by the coding sequence ATGGTAGATAGCAAGAAGCGCCCGGGCAAAGATCTCGACCGTATCGATCGCAATATTCTCAACGAATTGCAAAAGGATGGGCGCATTTCTAACGTTGAGCTTTCCAAGCGTGTTGGGCTTTCGCCGACGCCGTGCCTTGAGCGCGTTCGTCGTCTGGAACGTCAGGGTTTTATTCAGGGCTATACGGCGCTGTTAAACCCGCATTATCTGGATGCCTCACTGTTGGTCTTTGTTGAGATTACTCTGAATCGTGGCGCCCCGGATGTGTTTGAGCAATTTAACGCCGCAGTGCAAAAACTTGAAGAAATTCAAGAGTGTCATCTCGTATCCGGTGATTTCGACTACCTGTTGAAAACACGCGTGCCGGATATGTCGGCGTATCGTAAACTCTTAGGTGAGACCCTGCTGCGTCTGCCGGGCGTTAACGACACCCGTACTTATGTTGTCATGGAAGAGGTCAAACAGAGTAACCGTTTGGTCATTAAGACCCGTTAA
- the trxB gene encoding thioredoxin-disulfide reductase, whose protein sequence is MGTAKHSKLLILGSGPAGYTAAVYAARANLKPVLITGMEKGGQLTTTTEVENWPGDPNDLTGPLLMERMHEHAAKFETEILFDHITSVDLQNRPFRLVGDSGEYTCDALIIATGASARYLGLPSEEAFKGRGVSACATCDGFFYRNQKVAVIGGGNTAVEEALYLANIASEVHLIHRRDSFRAEKILINRLMDKVQNGNIVLHTHRTLEEVTGDQMGVSGLRLRDTQNTDIIEELEVAGLFVAIGHSPNTAIFNGQLELENGYIKVQSGIHGNATQTSIPGVFAAGDVMDHIYRQAITSAGTGCMAALDAERYLDGLAEQCK, encoded by the coding sequence ATGGGCACAGCTAAACACAGTAAGCTGCTTATTCTTGGCTCCGGCCCTGCGGGCTATACCGCAGCGGTCTACGCTGCACGCGCCAACTTAAAACCGGTACTGATTACCGGCATGGAAAAAGGCGGCCAGCTGACCACCACCACCGAAGTCGAAAACTGGCCTGGCGATCCTAACGACCTGACCGGTCCGTTACTGATGGAACGCATGCACGAGCATGCGGCCAAGTTCGAAACCGAAATTCTCTTCGACCACATCACCAGCGTCGATCTGCAGAACCGTCCGTTCCGCCTGGTGGGCGACAGCGGCGAATACACCTGCGACGCGCTGATTATTGCAACCGGCGCCTCTGCACGTTATCTGGGCCTGCCTTCCGAAGAAGCGTTCAAAGGCCGCGGCGTTTCAGCCTGTGCCACCTGCGATGGCTTCTTCTACCGCAACCAGAAAGTCGCGGTCATCGGCGGCGGGAATACCGCAGTCGAAGAAGCGCTGTATCTGGCGAACATCGCCTCTGAAGTGCATCTGATCCACCGCCGCGACAGCTTCCGCGCGGAGAAGATCCTGATTAATCGTCTGATGGATAAAGTACAGAACGGCAACATCGTGCTGCACACCCACCGCACGCTGGAAGAAGTGACCGGCGATCAGATGGGCGTCAGCGGCCTTCGCTTGCGTGATACGCAAAATACCGACATTATCGAAGAGCTGGAAGTTGCAGGCTTATTTGTGGCTATCGGCCACAGTCCGAATACCGCGATTTTCAACGGCCAGCTGGAGCTGGAAAACGGCTACATCAAGGTGCAGTCTGGTATTCACGGCAACGCAACCCAAACCAGCATCCCTGGCGTCTTTGCCGCTGGCGACGTGATGGATCATATCTATCGTCAGGCCATTACCTCCGCGGGTACCGGCTGTATGGCCGCGCTGGACGCCGAGCGTTATCTCGACGGCCTGGCCGAACAGTGTAAATAA
- the cydD gene encoding heme ABC transporter permease/ATP-binding protein CydD, with the protein MNKTRQQELSLWLKQQSLISRRWLGLSRLLGLVSGLLIVAQAWLLARILQHMIMENIPREALLMPFILLVLVFVLRAWIVWLREKVGFYAGLHIRQEIRRKVLDRLHQAGPAWIQGKPVGSWATLVLEQIEDMHDYYARYLPQMSLAVMVPLLIIVAIFPINWAAALILLGTAPLIPIFMALVGMGAADANRRNFQALARLSGHFLDRLRGMETLRVFNRGAAETENIRAASQDFRQRTMEVLRMAFLSSGVLEFFASLSIAVVAVYFGFSYLGELNFGHYGTGVTLFAGFLALILAPEFFQPLRDMGTFYHAKAQAVGAADTLMTFLDSPLQHPEQGTVQLSGNGPFAIEAREMTILSAEGKVLAGPLSFTLPAGLRVALVGQSGAGKSSLLNVLSGFLPYQGQLLINGVELAQLSPDWWRAQLSWVGQNPQLPAATLRDNVLLGLPEADDTSLQAALDKASVTEFLPLLPEGIDTSPGDQSTRLSMGQAQRVAVARALLAPCGVLLLDEPAASLDAHSEQRVMEALTEASRQQTTLMVTHQLDYISDWDQIWVMRNGQIVQQGSFAQLSAEDGPFAVLLASRQEEI; encoded by the coding sequence ATGAATAAAACCCGTCAGCAAGAACTTAGCCTCTGGCTAAAGCAGCAAAGTCTCATCTCTCGCCGTTGGCTCGGCCTGTCACGCCTGCTCGGTTTGGTCAGTGGTTTACTGATTGTTGCCCAGGCCTGGCTGCTGGCCCGCATTCTCCAGCACATGATTATGGAAAATATTCCGCGTGAAGCACTGCTCATGCCGTTTATTTTGCTGGTCCTGGTGTTTGTTTTACGCGCCTGGATCGTCTGGCTGAGGGAAAAGGTCGGTTTTTATGCCGGACTTCATATCCGCCAGGAAATTCGCCGCAAAGTACTCGACAGGCTACACCAGGCCGGCCCAGCCTGGATTCAGGGTAAGCCAGTTGGCAGTTGGGCGACGCTGGTCCTCGAACAAATTGAAGACATGCATGACTATTACGCGCGCTACCTGCCCCAGATGTCGCTGGCGGTTATGGTCCCCCTGCTGATTATCGTCGCCATCTTTCCCATCAACTGGGCAGCGGCGCTCATTTTGCTGGGCACCGCGCCGCTTATCCCGATCTTTATGGCGCTGGTAGGCATGGGCGCTGCCGATGCTAACCGCCGTAATTTTCAGGCGCTGGCGCGCCTCAGCGGGCACTTCCTCGATCGCCTTCGCGGAATGGAAACGCTCCGCGTATTTAACCGCGGCGCTGCGGAAACCGAAAACATTCGTGCCGCTAGTCAGGACTTCCGCCAGCGCACCATGGAAGTGCTGCGCATGGCATTTCTTTCTTCCGGCGTGCTGGAGTTCTTCGCTTCTTTATCTATCGCCGTGGTTGCCGTCTATTTCGGTTTCTCTTACCTTGGCGAGCTGAATTTTGGCCACTACGGCACCGGCGTAACGCTGTTTGCCGGCTTCCTGGCGCTTATTCTTGCTCCCGAATTCTTCCAGCCGCTGCGTGATATGGGCACCTTCTATCACGCCAAAGCCCAGGCCGTGGGCGCGGCAGATACCCTGATGACCTTCCTCGACTCGCCGCTGCAGCACCCCGAACAGGGAACGGTGCAGCTGTCCGGCAACGGGCCTTTTGCTATCGAAGCTCGCGAAATGACAATTCTGTCTGCCGAGGGGAAAGTGCTGGCCGGGCCGCTTAGCTTTACGCTTCCTGCCGGGCTGCGCGTGGCGCTGGTCGGTCAAAGCGGCGCGGGCAAAAGCTCCCTGCTGAATGTCCTTTCCGGGTTCCTTCCCTACCAGGGCCAGTTGCTTATCAACGGCGTCGAGCTGGCGCAGCTTTCGCCAGACTGGTGGCGTGCGCAGCTTAGCTGGGTGGGACAAAACCCTCAGCTACCGGCCGCTACACTTCGGGATAACGTGCTACTGGGCTTGCCTGAGGCGGACGATACCAGCCTGCAGGCGGCGCTGGATAAAGCGTCGGTGACGGAGTTTCTGCCGCTGCTGCCTGAAGGCATCGATACCTCACCTGGCGACCAGTCCACGCGTTTGTCCATGGGCCAGGCGCAGCGAGTGGCCGTTGCCAGAGCACTGCTCGCGCCTTGCGGAGTTTTGCTGCTGGACGAACCCGCGGCAAGCCTGGATGCTCATAGCGAACAGCGCGTTATGGAAGCGCTTACTGAGGCATCCCGCCAGCAAACTACCCTGATGGTCACTCACCAGCTGGATTACATCAGCGACTGGGACCAAATATGGGTGATGCGTAACGGGCAGATTGTTCAGCAAGGAAGTTTTGCTCAGCTTTCCGCCGAAGATGGCCCCTTTGCGGTATTACTGGCCAGCCGTCAGGAGGAGATTTAA